In the genome of Desulfobaculum xiamenense, one region contains:
- a CDS encoding DegT/DnrJ/EryC1/StrS family aminotransferase, producing MTDESHAIHVLVPDLPKANALTPLLERIDKTRRYANSGPLAQAFTQVAAALIPATQGANAPPHAVPVASGSAALELALRAHGLPPGAKVLMPALGFPAMASAALRCGLVPVFADISPGSWTLTTHMALDAVRAADIALVMPVAAYGHALPAEDWDEFYERTGIPVIMDAAGAFPWQAVGRNVCVAFSLHATKPFGIGEGGLVVTRDDVLAERVRRLADHGFSHGLVSEPGLNCKMSEFHAAVGLAQAGRIDGVLAELERVRIAYAERLAPLVGAVSLQRGGTPPRRSLLVMRLHAMAADDMAAALGRHGIQTRRWYCPPLTAHPAFRHVRLLGPDAVARLPVTDALGPTLLGLPYHTSLTDADVAEVCAVIERTIAESHPPGDRP from the coding sequence ATGACGGACGAGTCCCACGCCATCCACGTCCTCGTGCCGGACCTCCCGAAGGCCAACGCACTGACGCCCCTGCTTGAACGCATCGACAAAACGCGCCGCTACGCCAATTCCGGCCCGCTGGCGCAGGCCTTCACGCAGGTGGCGGCGGCTCTCATCCCCGCCACGCAGGGCGCGAATGCGCCGCCGCATGCGGTCCCGGTGGCGTCCGGTTCAGCCGCGCTGGAACTGGCGCTTCGGGCGCACGGCCTCCCGCCCGGCGCGAAGGTGCTCATGCCTGCGCTTGGCTTTCCGGCCATGGCCTCGGCGGCCCTGCGTTGCGGGCTGGTCCCCGTCTTCGCGGACATCTCGCCCGGAAGCTGGACCCTCACCACGCACATGGCGCTCGACGCGGTCCGCGCGGCGGACATCGCGCTGGTCATGCCCGTGGCGGCCTACGGTCACGCCCTGCCCGCAGAGGACTGGGACGAATTCTACGAGCGCACGGGGATACCCGTCATCATGGACGCGGCGGGGGCCTTTCCGTGGCAGGCCGTGGGCCGCAACGTCTGCGTCGCCTTCAGCCTGCACGCCACCAAGCCCTTCGGCATCGGCGAGGGCGGACTTGTCGTCACACGGGACGACGTCCTTGCCGAGCGCGTACGCCGCCTTGCCGACCACGGCTTTTCCCATGGCCTCGTCAGCGAACCCGGCCTGAACTGCAAGATGAGCGAATTCCACGCCGCCGTCGGCCTCGCGCAGGCCGGACGCATCGATGGCGTCCTCGCCGAACTGGAGCGCGTGCGCATCGCCTACGCCGAACGCCTCGCGCCGCTCGTGGGCGCGGTGTCCCTCCAGCGCGGCGGAACGCCACCCAGACGCAGCCTCCTCGTCATGCGCCTGCACGCGATGGCGGCTGACGACATGGCCGCCGCGCTTGGCCGCCACGGCATCCAGACCCGCCGCTGGTACTGCCCCCCGCTGACCGCGCACCCCGCCTTCCGCCACGTCCGTCTCCTCGGGCCGGACGCCGTGGCGCGGCTTCCGGTCACCGACGCGCTCGGCCCCACACTTCTCGGCCTGCCCTACCACACGTCACTGACGGACGCGGACGTTGCCGAGGTCTGCGCGGTCATCGAACGAACCATCGCCGAATCCCATCCACCGGGCGACAGGCCATGA
- a CDS encoding NAD-dependent epimerase/dehydratase family protein: MATVLVTGHTGYLGSCLAAQFAAGGWNVDVLPNRLENLTAQSIRADAVVHAAAALRHRHADLMRVNAEGTANLLAALTGDPFVVHISTRSVFRPQPDPTPLDETARPDPQDAYGESKLAAEGVVSASGLRHVIIRSTGLSGVSPSGEGRGVLTRMAGYALRAGRMCIHPTASIDTLHVRDLARCIVRLCESPPEDRLLHAAGPRVSLAQAAQAVCEAVRDVTGRECVIDEDDGPAPPGVLLDSRRIMQAGYLRHETSLDATCREIATALIRHLQEPKPA; this comes from the coding sequence ATGGCCACGGTCCTCGTAACCGGTCACACCGGCTATCTCGGCTCCTGCCTCGCCGCACAGTTCGCTGCGGGGGGTTGGAATGTGGACGTCCTGCCCAACAGGCTCGAAAACCTCACCGCGCAAAGTATCCGCGCAGACGCCGTTGTCCACGCCGCGGCGGCCCTGCGCCATCGCCACGCGGACCTCATGCGCGTCAATGCGGAGGGAACGGCAAATCTTCTCGCCGCGCTGACGGGCGACCCATTCGTGGTGCACATATCCACGCGCTCCGTCTTTCGCCCACAGCCCGATCCCACTCCCCTCGACGAAACGGCCCGCCCGGACCCGCAGGACGCCTACGGGGAATCGAAGCTCGCGGCGGAAGGTGTCGTTTCCGCCAGTGGCCTGCGGCACGTGATCATCCGCTCCACGGGGCTTTCCGGCGTATCGCCATCGGGCGAGGGCCGAGGGGTGCTCACGCGGATGGCGGGCTATGCCCTGCGCGCCGGGCGCATGTGCATCCATCCCACGGCCAGCATCGACACGCTCCACGTCCGGGACCTCGCGCGCTGCATCGTACGGCTATGCGAATCGCCCCCCGAGGATCGGCTCCTGCATGCCGCCGGTCCCCGCGTCAGCCTCGCGCAGGCGGCACAGGCCGTGTGCGAAGCAGTGCGTGACGTAACCGGACGCGAATGCGTCATCGACGAGGACGACGGCCCCGCCCCGCCGGGAGTGCTGCTCGACTCCCGCAGAATCATGCAGGCCGGGTACCTGCGCCACGAAACGTCCCTCGACGCGACCTGCCGGGAAATCGCCACCGCACTCATCCGCCACCTGCAGGAGCCGAAACCCGCATGA